CTGCATAGGGCTCAGCGAGGAGGCGAGGAAGGTTCACGAGTACCTGGAGAGCAGGGGCTTCGAGGTGCACTCCGTGTGCTGCAAATGCGGGGGCATCGATAAGAGCTTGATGGGACTGAGCGAGGACGATAAGCTCGAGCCCGGGACCCATGAGTCCATCTGCAACCCGCTGGTTCAGGCCGAGCTCCTGAATGACATCGGCACCCAGCTGAACGTGATAATCGGATTGTGCGTCGGCCACGACACGCTCTTCATCATGCGATCGAGGGCCCCTGTCACCTACCTCATCGCGAAGGATAGGGTGACGGGTCATAACCCCGCTGCGGCGATATACGCGCTGGATTACTTCAGGGAGAGGCTGGGGATGCCGTGAGAGATCCCCCGCTGATCTAGATCCCCTCGCCGGCAGTCGGGATCATAATGTAAAAATTCAACACATATGATGTTTAGAAACTTTTATATAGAACTGGGATTGGGTGAAAGAGGGTGTTCTCATGGAGCTGGGAGAGAACCTGAACAGAGCGGCCTCCTTCACGGGCAAGCTGTTCAGCGATGTGGGCAACCTGATCCTCCTGATAGCGGTCAACCTCATACCGGTGGTGAACATAATCTTCTTGGGTTACACGGCCAAGATAATCAGGGAGGATCCGGAGGAGCCACCGAAACTATCCGATTACGGGAAACTGTTCGTGGATGGTCTGCTGGTGCTGGCAGCTGTCCTGGTGTACGCGATAATTCCCGCGATAATAATTATCATCGGGGCCCTGGCCTCGATGCCTTTCTACCTTCACGCGCCCTTCGTCCCGCTCTTCCCCCTTCAGCTCTCAGCCCTCTCGGTGATCGGCCTCGTGCTCCTGTTCATATCCATGATAATCGGCGTCATGGCCGTGGGCAACATGGTGAGGACGGGGGACTTCTCAAAGATATTCGCCTTCAGCGAGAACTGGCAGCTGATAGGGAGGGTTGGTCTCGCGAACTACCTCGTGTGGCTATTTGTGATGTTCGTGGTGTTTCTGATAGCCGCGGCTGTGGGCAGCCTCATACCCTGGGTGGGTGGCGCTATATTCGGGGTCTTCTCCTC
This Candidatus Korarchaeota archaeon NZ13-K DNA region includes the following protein-coding sequences:
- a CDS encoding DUF1847 domain-containing protein; the protein is MVKNCYSNPSEVPASCPINTHPDAIARAMRGYERDDVRRMHLAASKIEKEGYCLWPRLREVAEFAGRLGLSRIGIAFCIGLSEEARKVHEYLESRGFEVHSVCCKCGGIDKSLMGLSEDDKLEPGTHESICNPLVQAELLNDIGTQLNVIIGLCVGHDTLFIMRSRAPVTYLIAKDRVTGHNPAAAIYALDYFRERLGMP
- a CDS encoding DUF4013 domain-containing protein, whose product is MELGENLNRAASFTGKLFSDVGNLILLIAVNLIPVVNIIFLGYTAKIIREDPEEPPKLSDYGKLFVDGLLVLAAVLVYAIIPAIIIIIGALASMPFYLHAPFVPLFPLQLSALSVIGLVLLFISMIIGVMAVGNMVRTGDFSKIFAFSENWQLIGRVGLANYLVWLFVMFVVFLIAAAVGSLIPWVGGAIFGVFSSIFFGKSLALILNEVKAPS